One region of Catenuloplanes indicus genomic DNA includes:
- a CDS encoding 5'-3' exonuclease: protein MTASVTGVNQRPLLAVDAPSLYFRAYFGIPESAARAPDGSPVNAVRGFTDMLATLIRTRRPDRVVCALDASWRPEWRVALIPSYKAHRVAVAPAVEEVPDTLVPQVPIILELLAAVGIPAFGVDGYEADDVLGTLAVTQPGPVEVASGDRDLFQLVDDARGTRLLYCGRGVAKLEDADEALVRAKYGVAPQRYADFAALRGDPSDGLPGVAGVGEKTAARLVERYGGLDDILTALDDPAAGFAAGLRTKLAAARDYLRAAGPVVRVATDVPLPVTAFALPSAPADAEALFALAEKWNLTGPCQRLVDAMASPA from the coding sequence ATGACGGCTAGTGTGACGGGTGTGAACCAGCGACCGCTGCTCGCCGTCGACGCGCCCAGTCTGTACTTCCGCGCCTACTTCGGCATTCCCGAGTCGGCGGCCCGCGCACCGGACGGCAGCCCGGTCAACGCGGTCCGTGGCTTCACCGACATGCTCGCGACGTTGATCCGCACCCGCCGGCCGGACCGGGTGGTCTGCGCGCTGGACGCGTCCTGGCGGCCGGAGTGGCGGGTCGCGCTGATCCCGTCGTACAAGGCGCACCGGGTCGCGGTCGCACCGGCCGTCGAGGAGGTGCCGGACACGCTGGTGCCGCAGGTCCCGATCATCCTGGAGCTGCTGGCCGCGGTCGGCATCCCGGCGTTCGGCGTGGACGGTTACGAGGCGGACGACGTGCTCGGCACGCTGGCCGTCACCCAGCCCGGCCCGGTCGAGGTCGCGTCCGGCGACCGGGACCTGTTCCAGCTGGTCGACGACGCGCGCGGCACCCGGCTGCTCTACTGCGGCCGCGGCGTGGCGAAGCTGGAGGACGCGGACGAGGCCCTGGTCCGGGCGAAGTACGGCGTGGCACCCCAGCGGTACGCGGACTTCGCGGCGCTGCGCGGCGACCCCAGCGACGGGCTGCCCGGCGTGGCCGGTGTCGGCGAGAAGACCGCGGCGCGGCTGGTCGAGCGGTACGGCGGCCTGGACGACATCCTGACCGCGCTGGACGACCCGGCCGCCGGGTTCGCCGCCGGTCTGCGCACCAAGCTGGCCGCGGCCCGGGACTACCTGCGCGCCGCCGGGCCGGTCGTCCGGGTCGCCACCGACGTGCCGCTGCCGGTCACCGCGTTCGCGCTGCCGTCCGCGCCGGCCGACGCGGAGGCGCTGTTCGCGCTGGCGGAGAAGTGGAACCTGACCGGCCCGTGCCAGCGCCTGGTCGACGCTATGGCGTCGCCAGCCTGA
- a CDS encoding lipopolysaccharide biosynthesis protein, producing MVEQTTVTAGRPAAPGMARSGIASLAALVALGLTRLVHGALVARATEPEVYGLVGSLVAVSTIASLLLPAGLASAASRFIPFQQGRGDAGAVGAVDRMLSRLGLVAAVVLGAGAGGFAWLVYDLDPIDVVQVVLLCVTFCAYTVQKATLYAFGEVAHYAKLELASSVIAIGATVAVVLTGVPLYILPLALGYALFGLAGWARLRAPRRELPHGYVPDRREIWVYIALACVGTVCASGFLQSTQLLAGWVATPGVVAYFTASVTLVAPFYFLPRALGMVLFPAMARAHGAGDAEAVRTQADLSTRALLAALAPLFAGAILLAPEVLAVYGGGEFADGAPILRLILAGTYLAVIPVAAVNSLSSGEHVRVPTLAAVAGAGTGLLAVALLTPAFGATGVAAGYVLGTAITAGVPLITAWRLLRMSWFGPVLRALSVVGSALVLAAVLDHLDAGVPLDVTAALLGALIGASVLVGDLRKLWREGRGTPATPGSGDAA from the coding sequence GTGGTTGAGCAGACGACGGTGACGGCCGGGCGTCCCGCTGCGCCGGGCATGGCGCGCAGCGGGATCGCCAGCCTCGCCGCGCTGGTCGCGCTGGGCCTCACCCGGCTCGTGCACGGCGCGCTGGTCGCCCGCGCGACCGAGCCGGAGGTCTACGGCCTGGTCGGCTCGCTGGTCGCGGTCAGCACGATCGCCAGCCTGCTGCTGCCGGCCGGCCTGGCCAGCGCCGCGTCCCGGTTCATCCCGTTCCAGCAGGGCCGGGGCGACGCCGGTGCGGTCGGCGCGGTCGACCGCATGCTGTCCCGGCTCGGCCTGGTCGCGGCCGTGGTGCTCGGCGCGGGCGCGGGCGGGTTCGCCTGGCTCGTCTACGACCTGGACCCGATCGACGTGGTCCAGGTGGTGCTGCTCTGCGTGACCTTCTGCGCGTACACCGTGCAGAAGGCCACGCTCTACGCGTTCGGCGAGGTCGCACACTACGCGAAGCTGGAACTCGCCTCGTCCGTGATCGCGATCGGCGCCACCGTGGCGGTGGTGCTGACCGGCGTGCCGCTCTACATCCTGCCGCTGGCGCTCGGCTACGCGCTGTTCGGCCTGGCCGGCTGGGCCCGGCTGCGCGCCCCCCGCAGGGAACTCCCGCACGGGTACGTCCCGGACCGTCGCGAGATCTGGGTCTACATCGCGCTCGCCTGCGTCGGCACGGTCTGCGCGAGCGGCTTCCTGCAGAGCACCCAGCTGCTGGCCGGCTGGGTGGCCACGCCCGGCGTGGTCGCCTACTTCACCGCCTCGGTCACGCTGGTCGCGCCGTTCTACTTCCTGCCCCGCGCGCTCGGCATGGTGCTGTTCCCGGCGATGGCCCGGGCGCACGGTGCCGGCGACGCCGAGGCCGTGCGCACACAGGCCGACCTGTCCACCCGCGCGCTGCTGGCCGCGCTCGCGCCGCTGTTCGCCGGCGCGATCCTGCTGGCGCCGGAGGTGCTGGCGGTCTACGGCGGCGGCGAGTTCGCGGACGGCGCGCCGATCCTGCGCCTGATCCTGGCCGGTACGTACCTCGCGGTCATCCCGGTCGCGGCCGTGAACTCGCTGTCCAGCGGCGAGCACGTCCGGGTTCCGACACTGGCCGCGGTGGCCGGTGCCGGCACCGGCCTGCTGGCGGTGGCGCTGCTGACCCCCGCGTTCGGCGCGACCGGCGTGGCGGCCGGCTACGTGCTCGGCACCGCGATCACGGCCGGCGTCCCGCTGATCACGGCGTGGCGCCTGCTCCGGATGTCCTGGTTCGGCCCGGTCTTACGTGCACTCAGCGTAGTCGGATCGGCACTTGTCCTGGCGGCCGTCCTGGACCACCTCGACGCGGGTGTCCCGCTGGACGTCACGGCCGCCCTGCTAGGCGCTTTGATCGGTGCATCGGTGCTGGTCGGAGACCTTCGCAAGCTGTGGCGCGAAGGCCGCGGCACGCCCGCCACCCCGGGTAGCGGTGACGCAGCGTGA
- a CDS encoding O-antigen ligase family protein, with protein sequence MVLARDAERDDAAPTARRLIPRWLSGVLLVLLSLLLVEVVIEAWVQVLFSSTTIDAQNRVVEDLPTWPKTLKNAIYLSMLAISALVLALEWRRWREFTSKADIALAVLGVVLILAGLVNGSELSLIAQAGYVYLRGVIVFYAWRVAFPSPKHIRWALIPVGALVVVNSVLAIWQTLAGYQAYQMVGWNNMTWARINRAHALMDHPNHLGHFLTLALLGLLCWFLVRKNVGWKLWLLFGFIALAGSATQSRESALGFLGAAIVLAILRRGKYVVIAVATAMVLAFAVGQVAISPENRTELARRLAGVTSALSLPSGAEREGFCVQGNAGCEDENSIPQREVRVLYAQQGVKLFFKRPVLGYGIGQFGGIAAYTADPKWFEDTRFGPDGFELYGSNEKQVDSFWLHLLVETGTLGVLAYLTWLFFLAWPLLRSSWADRKERWKENRAGPTTLWGIAVLVFAVLVAALAPSLEDPVFPAMLFSVLGISWVMLSRAGARTPVPAAETAAPADEPTARRTDEEV encoded by the coding sequence ATGGTTCTCGCGCGTGACGCCGAGCGGGATGATGCGGCGCCGACGGCGCGACGTCTGATCCCCCGCTGGCTGTCCGGAGTCCTGCTCGTCCTGCTGTCCCTCCTCCTCGTCGAGGTCGTGATCGAGGCGTGGGTCCAGGTGCTGTTCAGCAGCACCACGATCGACGCCCAGAACCGGGTCGTCGAAGACCTGCCGACCTGGCCCAAGACGCTCAAGAACGCCATCTACCTGTCCATGCTCGCGATCAGCGCACTGGTCCTCGCGCTCGAGTGGCGGCGGTGGCGCGAGTTCACCTCCAAGGCCGACATCGCGCTCGCCGTGCTCGGCGTGGTGCTGATCCTCGCCGGTCTGGTGAATGGCTCCGAGCTCTCACTGATCGCCCAGGCCGGCTACGTCTACCTGCGCGGCGTGATCGTGTTCTACGCGTGGCGGGTGGCGTTCCCGTCGCCGAAGCACATCCGCTGGGCGCTGATCCCGGTCGGCGCGCTCGTCGTCGTCAACTCGGTCCTCGCGATCTGGCAGACGCTCGCGGGCTACCAGGCGTACCAGATGGTCGGCTGGAACAACATGACCTGGGCCCGGATCAACCGGGCGCACGCGCTGATGGACCACCCGAACCACCTGGGTCACTTCCTCACGCTCGCGCTGCTCGGCCTGCTCTGCTGGTTCCTGGTGCGGAAGAACGTCGGCTGGAAGCTCTGGCTGCTGTTCGGCTTCATCGCGCTGGCCGGCTCCGCCACCCAGTCCCGCGAGTCCGCGCTCGGCTTCCTCGGCGCCGCGATCGTGCTGGCGATCCTGCGCCGCGGCAAGTACGTCGTGATAGCGGTCGCCACCGCGATGGTGCTCGCGTTCGCGGTCGGCCAGGTCGCCATCTCCCCGGAGAACCGCACCGAGCTGGCCCGCCGCCTGGCCGGTGTGACCAGCGCGCTCTCGCTGCCCAGCGGCGCGGAGCGGGAGGGCTTCTGCGTCCAGGGCAACGCCGGCTGCGAGGACGAGAACAGCATCCCGCAGCGCGAGGTGCGCGTGCTCTACGCGCAGCAGGGCGTCAAGCTCTTCTTCAAGCGGCCCGTCCTGGGGTACGGCATCGGCCAGTTCGGCGGCATCGCGGCCTACACCGCGGACCCGAAGTGGTTCGAGGACACCCGCTTCGGCCCGGACGGCTTCGAGCTCTACGGCTCCAACGAGAAGCAGGTCGACTCGTTCTGGCTGCACCTGTTGGTGGAGACCGGTACGCTCGGCGTCCTCGCGTACCTGACCTGGCTGTTCTTCCTGGCCTGGCCGCTGCTGCGCAGCTCCTGGGCCGACCGGAAGGAACGCTGGAAGGAGAACCGGGCCGGCCCGACCACGCTGTGGGGCATCGCGGTGCTGGTCTTCGCGGTCCTGGTCGCGGCGCTGGCGCCGTCGCTGGAGGACCCGGTGTTCCCGGCGATGCTCTTCTCCGTGCTGGGCATCTCCTGGGTGATGCTGTCCCGCGCCGGCGCCCGGACCCCGGTCCCCGCCGCCGAGACCGCCGCACCCGCCGACGAGCCGACCGCTCGCCGTACCGACGAGGAAGTTTAG
- a CDS encoding Gfo/Idh/MocA family protein codes for MSGVALIGFGYWGPNLARNLQNHAGSRWRYLVELSPERAARAQALYPQVQVVSDLDIVLDDPEVTAAIVATPAATHTPLTRRLLDAGKNVMVEKPLALSTEDAASLATQADRAGKVLMVGHVFEYVPAVLEMKKIIDAGEIGDLLYLHSQRLNLGRIQSDVNAFTSIGPHDVSIANFLVGKGAEWVSARGARYLNENVEDVVFVTVGYPGGVLAHMHVSWLDPSKTRKTTVVGSQQMMVFDDVDSETKLRVYDKGADRLDPDAYGAWQYKLRDGAMRVPSLPMAEPLGAELKHFLECVDTGARPRTDGWNGVEVVAVLEAVEESLRKGGDQIGVNTHRPAS; via the coding sequence ATGAGTGGAGTCGCGCTGATCGGCTTCGGGTACTGGGGGCCGAACCTGGCCCGCAACCTGCAGAACCATGCCGGTTCCCGCTGGCGTTACCTGGTGGAGCTGTCGCCTGAGCGCGCCGCGCGCGCCCAGGCGCTCTACCCGCAGGTGCAGGTCGTCAGCGATCTCGACATCGTGCTCGACGACCCCGAGGTGACCGCCGCGATCGTGGCCACGCCGGCCGCCACGCACACGCCGCTGACCCGGCGCCTGCTGGACGCCGGCAAGAACGTCATGGTGGAGAAGCCGCTGGCGCTCAGCACCGAGGACGCGGCCTCGCTGGCCACCCAGGCCGACCGGGCCGGCAAGGTGCTGATGGTCGGGCACGTCTTCGAGTACGTGCCCGCCGTGCTGGAGATGAAGAAGATCATCGACGCCGGCGAGATCGGCGACCTGCTCTACCTGCACTCCCAGCGCCTCAACCTGGGCCGGATCCAGAGCGACGTGAACGCGTTCACGTCGATCGGCCCGCACGACGTCTCGATCGCGAACTTCCTGGTCGGCAAGGGCGCGGAGTGGGTCTCCGCGCGCGGCGCCCGCTACCTGAACGAGAACGTCGAGGACGTCGTCTTCGTGACGGTCGGCTACCCGGGCGGCGTGCTCGCCCACATGCACGTCAGCTGGCTCGACCCGTCCAAGACCCGCAAGACCACGGTGGTCGGCTCGCAGCAGATGATGGTCTTCGACGACGTCGACTCCGAGACCAAGCTCCGGGTGTACGACAAGGGCGCGGACCGGCTCGACCCGGACGCGTACGGCGCCTGGCAGTACAAGCTGCGCGACGGCGCCATGCGGGTCCCGAGCCTGCCGATGGCCGAGCCGCTCGGCGCCGAGCTCAAGCACTTCCTCGAGTGCGTCGACACCGGCGCCCGCCCGCGGACCGACGGGTGGAACGGCGTCGAGGTGGTGGCCGTCCTGGAGGCCGTCGAGGAGTCGCTGCGCAAGGGCGGCGACCAGATCGGGGTCAACACGCACCGGCCGGCCAGCTGA
- a CDS encoding glycosyltransferase family 4 protein, which yields MTSDSAAEAPQTPRRPLRVGMIVISQYESDPRVRRQAEALVARGDEVTVLALEAEGRPREDVVEGVRVIHLPVKKYRGSSAKAYLGLYGSFGARATAWLTRHPRRFDVLQAHSMPEALVFAGIAQRLAGVPLLLDVHDLTSKLFAAKFEGKSAIMSGVRLSERAALRFATEVMTVHEPYADLVRADTRKPVSVVMNCPDERLFAPRPEPRRWDPDGEVVFSYHGLIAPRHGLVNVVKALKGVRETLPGARVQIRGGGDGIDEVAATARELGLEDAVDLPTRLYSMTEIVGELTDVHIGLVPSMLDQWTEGVLPTKLLEYSALGVPCVTFRNPVIERYFPEDSVTYVDPATPETLREAMIALAKDPDRALEQAARAGKVMEGLRWSAQKEIYFSVIDRLAARKNRG from the coding sequence GTGACTTCTGACAGCGCCGCCGAAGCCCCGCAGACCCCCCGACGGCCGCTGCGCGTCGGCATGATCGTCATCAGTCAGTACGAGTCGGACCCCCGCGTCCGCCGCCAGGCCGAGGCGCTGGTCGCGCGCGGTGACGAGGTGACCGTGCTGGCGCTGGAGGCCGAGGGCCGCCCCCGCGAGGACGTGGTCGAGGGCGTCCGGGTGATCCACCTGCCGGTGAAGAAGTACCGTGGCTCGTCCGCCAAGGCGTACCTCGGCCTCTACGGCTCGTTCGGCGCCCGCGCGACCGCGTGGCTGACCCGCCACCCGCGCCGCTTCGACGTGCTGCAGGCCCACTCGATGCCGGAGGCGCTGGTCTTCGCGGGCATCGCGCAGCGGCTGGCCGGCGTGCCGCTGCTGCTCGACGTGCACGACCTGACCAGCAAGCTGTTCGCGGCGAAGTTCGAGGGCAAGAGCGCGATCATGTCCGGCGTGCGGCTCTCCGAGCGCGCCGCGCTGCGCTTCGCCACCGAGGTCATGACCGTGCACGAGCCGTACGCGGACCTGGTCCGTGCGGACACCAGGAAGCCGGTCTCGGTCGTGATGAACTGCCCGGACGAGCGCCTGTTCGCGCCGCGCCCGGAGCCGCGCCGCTGGGACCCGGACGGCGAGGTGGTGTTCAGCTACCACGGCCTGATCGCGCCGCGGCACGGCCTGGTCAACGTGGTCAAGGCGCTCAAGGGCGTGCGCGAGACGCTGCCCGGCGCGCGGGTGCAGATAAGGGGTGGCGGCGACGGCATCGACGAGGTCGCGGCCACCGCGCGCGAGCTCGGCCTGGAGGACGCGGTCGACCTGCCGACCCGGCTCTACTCGATGACCGAGATCGTCGGCGAGCTGACCGACGTGCACATCGGCCTGGTCCCCAGCATGCTCGACCAGTGGACCGAGGGCGTGCTCCCCACCAAGCTGCTGGAGTACTCCGCGCTCGGCGTCCCCTGCGTGACGTTCCGAAACCCGGTCATCGAGCGGTACTTCCCGGAGGACTCGGTCACCTACGTCGACCCGGCCACGCCGGAGACGCTGCGCGAGGCCATGATCGCGCTGGCCAAGGACCCGGACCGCGCACTGGAGCAGGCGGCCCGCGCCGGCAAGGTGATGGAGGGCCTGCGCTGGAGCGCGCAGAAGGAGATCTACTTCAGCGTGATCGACCGGCTTGCGGCCCGGAAGAACCGTGGTTGA
- a CDS encoding acyltransferase, which yields MSTVISPLSVVADGVTLGEGSVVEEFCVIGRSGPTGEKTVIGDGATLRTHTVLYAGNTIGPRFATGHHALVRESNTIGENVSIGSLSVVEHHVTLGDRVRIHSQCFIPEFSVIEEDAWIGPRVTLTNAPFPRCPSVSTCMKGVHIERGAKIGANATILPGVRIGAGAIIGSGTVVTRDVAPGAVVVGNPGRQTKTTDELTCPAGLDHRPYPPLESIGASA from the coding sequence ATGAGCACCGTGATCAGCCCGCTGTCCGTGGTCGCCGACGGCGTCACGCTGGGGGAGGGGAGCGTGGTCGAGGAGTTCTGCGTCATCGGCCGCTCCGGTCCCACCGGCGAGAAGACCGTGATCGGCGACGGCGCGACGCTGCGCACGCACACCGTGCTCTACGCGGGCAACACGATCGGGCCGCGGTTCGCCACCGGCCACCACGCGCTGGTCCGCGAGTCGAACACGATCGGCGAGAACGTGTCGATCGGCTCGCTCTCGGTCGTCGAGCACCACGTGACGCTCGGCGACCGGGTGCGGATCCACTCGCAGTGCTTCATCCCGGAGTTCTCGGTGATCGAGGAGGACGCGTGGATCGGCCCGCGCGTCACGCTCACCAACGCGCCGTTCCCGCGCTGCCCCTCCGTCTCCACCTGCATGAAGGGCGTGCACATCGAGCGCGGCGCCAAGATCGGCGCCAACGCCACGATCCTTCCCGGGGTACGGATCGGGGCGGGCGCGATCATCGGCTCCGGCACGGTCGTCACGCGTGACGTCGCGCCCGGCGCCGTGGTGGTCGGCAACCCCGGCCGCCAGACCAAGACCACGGACGAACTGACCTGTCCGGCCGGTCTCGACCACCGTCCCTACCCACCCCTCGAGTCCATCGGAGCGAGCGCATGA
- a CDS encoding MarR family winged helix-turn-helix transcriptional regulator, translated as MAEDILALERQVCFALSVASRTVVGVYRPLLEPMGLTHPQYLVMLALWQSSPLSVTELSRLLLLDPGTLSPLLKRLEAGGLIRRERDPGDERSLAVTLTDAGRALRAEAEKIPGTVIERLGLPLSDLQDLHAALTTVIAAASRPNG; from the coding sequence GTGGCTGAGGACATACTCGCGCTGGAACGACAGGTCTGCTTCGCGCTCTCGGTGGCGTCCCGCACGGTCGTCGGTGTCTACCGCCCGCTGCTGGAGCCGATGGGCCTGACCCACCCGCAATACCTCGTCATGCTCGCGCTCTGGCAGTCCTCGCCGCTCTCCGTCACCGAGCTCAGCCGCCTGCTGCTGCTCGACCCGGGCACGCTGTCGCCGCTGCTCAAGCGCCTCGAGGCGGGTGGGCTGATCCGCCGCGAGCGGGACCCGGGCGACGAGCGCAGCCTCGCGGTCACGCTCACCGACGCCGGCCGGGCGCTGCGCGCGGAGGCGGAGAAGATCCCCGGCACCGTCATCGAGCGGCTCGGCCTTCCGCTCTCCGACCTGCAGGACCTGCACGCCGCGCTGACCACGGTGATCGCGGCGGCGTCCCGGCCGAACGGCTGA
- a CDS encoding alpha/beta hydrolase fold domain-containing protein, giving the protein MLNYPTGPGDLDRIVADAHAVVERQLQHLAAGRGDRRVLADQVSYELARQTDAEERVLCPALARTGAVAEAQHLRDENKRLKELLVVIQQSEPGDEEFEEAVAELIDDVRQHAAEEEEEYLPQLRDQLGPDRMPELGRDWLAAMRAAPARPHPYGPAGALAHRLTDPATAAVDRLRDRVSGRRDILATDPSGLLDRQSQRLLDAFAALHPAPLETLTVGRARRRPGLAAAVRALTPGFTPEPVGDARTLLLHGGLPVRVYHPSGGPAEPLPVILWAHGGGWVLPEAEEADTICRALTNRTGAIVACPGYRLAPEEPFPAAFEDIRTTYHWLETHSRFLGADPARIALAGESTGATMAAATAWNLRLTDSTIPAALLLVHPLTTLAPAGDSMTTEADAKPLTRTALSWMLTHAVPPSTADDPWLDLLGLPRQSLTGLPPTLVITAERDVLRDQGEAFGHHLALAGVPVTTTRYQGVPHGFLAAAPVLDTAQRALAECAAHLRRAFAGLPAKPF; this is encoded by the coding sequence ATGCTCAACTACCCCACCGGCCCGGGTGACCTGGACCGGATCGTCGCGGACGCACACGCGGTCGTCGAACGCCAGCTGCAGCACCTCGCGGCCGGCCGTGGCGACCGCCGGGTCCTGGCCGACCAGGTCTCCTACGAGCTGGCCCGGCAGACCGACGCGGAGGAGCGGGTGCTCTGCCCCGCGCTCGCCCGGACCGGCGCGGTCGCCGAGGCCCAGCACCTGCGCGACGAGAACAAGCGGCTCAAGGAGCTGCTGGTGGTGATCCAGCAGAGCGAGCCCGGCGACGAGGAGTTCGAGGAGGCGGTCGCCGAGCTGATCGACGACGTGCGCCAGCACGCGGCCGAGGAAGAGGAGGAATACCTGCCGCAGCTGCGCGATCAGCTCGGCCCGGACCGCATGCCCGAGCTCGGCCGCGACTGGCTCGCCGCGATGCGCGCGGCACCGGCCCGCCCGCACCCGTACGGCCCGGCCGGTGCGCTCGCCCACCGGCTCACCGACCCGGCCACCGCGGCCGTCGACCGGCTCCGCGACCGCGTCTCCGGCCGCCGCGACATCCTCGCCACCGACCCGTCCGGCCTGCTCGACCGGCAGTCCCAGCGGCTGCTCGACGCGTTCGCGGCGCTGCACCCGGCGCCGCTGGAGACGCTCACCGTCGGCCGCGCCCGCCGCCGGCCCGGCCTGGCCGCCGCGGTCCGCGCGCTCACCCCCGGCTTCACGCCGGAGCCGGTCGGCGACGCCCGCACACTGCTGCTGCACGGCGGCCTCCCGGTCCGCGTCTACCACCCGTCCGGCGGGCCGGCCGAGCCGCTGCCGGTGATCCTCTGGGCGCACGGCGGCGGCTGGGTGCTGCCCGAGGCCGAGGAAGCCGACACGATATGCCGGGCACTGACGAATCGGACCGGCGCGATCGTCGCCTGCCCGGGCTACCGGCTGGCGCCGGAGGAGCCGTTCCCGGCCGCGTTCGAGGACATCCGCACCACGTACCACTGGCTGGAGACGCACTCCCGGTTCCTCGGCGCCGACCCGGCCCGGATCGCGCTGGCCGGTGAGTCCACCGGCGCGACCATGGCCGCCGCCACCGCGTGGAACCTGCGCCTCACCGACAGCACGATCCCGGCCGCGCTGCTGCTGGTCCACCCGCTGACCACGCTCGCGCCGGCCGGCGACAGCATGACCACCGAGGCGGACGCGAAGCCGCTCACCCGGACCGCGCTTTCCTGGATGCTCACCCACGCGGTGCCGCCGTCCACCGCCGACGATCCCTGGCTCGACCTGCTCGGCCTGCCCCGGCAGTCGCTGACCGGCCTGCCGCCGACCCTGGTGATCACGGCGGAGCGGGACGTGCTGCGGGACCAGGGCGAGGCGTTCGGGCACCACCTCGCGCTGGCCGGCGTCCCGGTCACCACCACCCGGTACCAGGGCGTGCCGCACGGCTTCCTCGCCGCCGCGCCGGTGCTGGACACCGCACAGCGCGCGCTCGCGGAATGCGCCGCGCACCTCCGGCGCGCGTTCGCCGGCCTTCCGGCGAAGCCGTTCTGA
- a CDS encoding serine hydrolase, with translation MRTDLTTLYREASGAAGGRWHVLVTRYGTPVLEEDADAVLHAYSVQKVAVAVAVLDAVDRGVFPLDHRIDVPAEIVLPGSGIYALQTVWGDRVTIANALAALLLVSDNTAVRLCGQLVPACEINEILAAKGFAHTRVEPVENPHRFFLGVTTPRETHDLLTRLAAGTLLSPASTEFVLGVLRALSGYHDGVRRVMSSPERARVASKYGADWQDGLASRHEAGVIFDGDGRPAVVFALFADRLGDVLNYGSTHPAVQAHAVLGPALLRLATP, from the coding sequence GTGAGGACCGACCTGACGACGCTCTACCGCGAGGCGTCCGGCGCCGCGGGCGGCCGGTGGCACGTGCTGGTCACCCGGTACGGCACGCCGGTGCTGGAGGAGGACGCGGACGCGGTGCTGCACGCGTACAGCGTGCAGAAGGTGGCCGTGGCGGTCGCCGTGCTGGACGCGGTGGACCGCGGCGTGTTCCCGCTCGACCACCGGATCGACGTACCGGCCGAGATCGTGCTTCCGGGCAGCGGCATCTACGCGCTGCAGACGGTCTGGGGCGACCGGGTCACGATCGCGAACGCGCTGGCCGCGCTGCTGCTGGTCTCGGACAACACGGCGGTACGGCTGTGCGGGCAGCTGGTGCCGGCCTGCGAGATCAACGAGATCCTGGCCGCGAAGGGCTTCGCGCACACCCGGGTCGAGCCGGTCGAGAACCCGCACCGGTTCTTCCTCGGCGTGACCACGCCGCGGGAGACGCACGACCTGCTCACCCGTCTGGCGGCCGGCACGCTGCTGTCGCCGGCCAGCACCGAGTTCGTGCTCGGCGTGCTGCGCGCGCTCAGCGGCTACCACGACGGCGTACGCCGGGTGATGTCCTCGCCGGAGCGGGCCCGGGTGGCCAGCAAGTACGGCGCGGACTGGCAGGACGGCCTCGCGTCCCGGCACGAGGCCGGCGTGATCTTCGACGGGGACGGCCGGCCCGCGGTGGTGTTCGCGCTGTTCGCGGACCGGCTCGGCGACGTGCTCAACTACGGCTCCACGCACCCGGCCGTGCAGGCGCACGCGGTGCTCGGGCCGGCGCTGCTCAGGCTGGCGACGCCATAG